A window of the Cynocephalus volans isolate mCynVol1 chromosome 10, mCynVol1.pri, whole genome shotgun sequence genome harbors these coding sequences:
- the NGFR gene encoding tumor necrosis factor receptor superfamily member 16, whose product MGAGAAGRAMDGPRLLLLLLLGVSLGGTKEACSTGLYTHSGECCKACNLGEGVAQPCGDNQTVCEPCLDSVTFSDVVSATEPCKPCTECVGLQSMSAPCVEADDAVCRCAYGYYQDEDTGRCEACRVCEPGSGLVFSCQDKQNTVCEECPDGTYSDEANHVDPCLPCTVCEDTERQLRECSRWADAECEEIPGRWITRSTPPEGSDSTAPSTQEPEVPPEQDFVYSTVADVVTTVMGSSQPVVTRGTTDNLIPVYCSILAAVVVGLVAYIAFKRWNSCKQNKQGANSRPVNQTPPPEGEKLHSDSGISVDSQSLHDQQPHTQTASGQALKGDGGLYSSLPPAKREEVEKLLNGSAGDTWRNLAGELGYQPEHIDSFTHEACPVRALLANWAAQDSATLDALLAALCRIQRADIVESLCSESTATSPV is encoded by the exons GTGTCCCTCGGAGGTACCAAGGAGGCATGCTCCACAGGCCTGTATACCCATAGTGGTGAGTGCTGCAAAGCCTGCAACCTGGGCGAGGGTGTAGCCCAGCCTTGTGGAGACAATCAGACCGTGTGTGAGCCCTGCCTGGACA GCGTGACGTTCTCCGACGTGGTGAGCGCCACCGAGCCGTGCAAGCCGTGCACCGAGTGCGTGGGCCTGCAGAGCATGTCGGCGCCCTGCGTGGAGGCCGACGACGCCGTGTGCCGCTGCGCCTACGGCTACTACCAGGACGAGGACACCGGCCGCTGCGAGGCGTGCCGCGTGTGCGAGCCGGGCTCGGGCCTCGTGTTCTCGTGCCAGGACAAGCAGAACACCGTGTGCGAGGAGTGCCCCGACGGCACCTACTCCGACGAGGCCAACCACGTGGACCCCTGCCTGCCCTGCACCGTGTGCGAGGACACCGAGCGTCAGCTGCGCGAGTGCTCGCGCTGGGCCGACGCCGAGTGCGAGG AGATCCCTGGCCGCTGGATTACACGGTCAACACCCCCGGAGGGCTCAGACAGCACAGCCCCCAGCACCCAGGAGCCCGAGGTGCCTCCAGAACAAGACTTTGTATACAGCACGGTGGCAGATGTGGTGACTACAGTGATGGGCAGCTCCCAGCCTGTGGTGACCCGAGGCACCACCGACAACCTCATCCCCGTCTACTGCTCCATCCTGGCCGCTGTTGTTGTGGGCCTCGTGGCCTACATCGCCTTCAAGAG GTGGAACAGCTGCAAGCAGAACAAGCAAGGAGCCAACAGCCGGCCGGTGAACCAGACGCCCCCACCCGAGGGAGAAAAACTGCACAGCGACAGCGGCATCTCTGTGGACAGCCAGAGCCTGCATGACCAGCAGCCCCACACACAGACGGCCTCAGGCCAGG CCCTCAAGGGTGACGGAGGCCTCTACAGCAGCCTGCCCCCAGCCAAGCGGGAGGAGGTGGAGAAGCTGCTCAATGGCTCTGCGGGGGACACCTGGCGGAACCTGGCGGGTGAGCTGGGCTACCAGCCCGAGCACATAGACTCCTTCACCCATGAGGCCTGCCCCGTCCGTGCCCTGCTTGCCAACTGGGCTGCCCAGGACAGCGCAACGCTCGATGCCCTCCTGGCTGCCCTGTGCCGCATCCAACGAGCTGACATTGTTGAGAGCCTGTGCAGCGAGTCCACGGCCACGTCCCCGGTGTGA